In one window of Dermochelys coriacea isolate rDerCor1 chromosome 3, rDerCor1.pri.v4, whole genome shotgun sequence DNA:
- the LOC119853406 gene encoding p53 apoptosis effector related to PMP-22-like: MVQYGLDYTRCRWILPLMLGIAVIFGLIALASRGWLESEMMPHQHQASLWQSCTRPNGQSIWNCISLMNYAWGRAAAATFLLGYIILVICFALAIIAFAIDTLRFNFIRGIGGLLFAAAAFSVMALVIYPVKFTNEIAMEGVNMFSWAYGFAWTTTIMEIGLAFFFCCLPNYEDEILGNVKPTYFYTSP; encoded by the exons ATGGTGCAGTATGGCcttgactacacaaggtgcagatGGATCTTGCCTCTGATGTTAGGCATAGCGGTCATCTTTGGCCTTATTGCGCtggccagcaggggctggctggagtcGGAGATGATGCCCCATCAGCATCAAGCCTCGTTATGGCAAAGCTGTACAAGGCCCAATGGTCAGTCCATCTGGAATTGCATCTCCCTGATGAACTACG CCTGGGggagagctgctgctgccacattCCTTTTAGGCTATATCATTCTGGTCATTTGTTTTGCCCTGGCCATCATAGCATTCGCCATTGATACGCTTCGGTTCAACTTCATACGAGGAATCGGAGGCTTGCTCTTTGCTGCTG cTGCGTTCTCGGTCATGGCCCTGGTCATTTATCCAGTGAAGTTCACAAATGAAATTGCCATGGAAGGAGTCAATATGTTCAGCTGGGCCTATGGCTTTGCTTGGACCACCACCATTATGGAAATAGGCCTGGCGTTCTTCTTCTGCTGCCTCCCGAATTACGAAGATGAGATCCTGGGCAACGTCAAGCCGACATATTTTTATACTTCCCCATAA